One Coffea eugenioides isolate CCC68of chromosome 2, Ceug_1.0, whole genome shotgun sequence genomic window, CATCTACACATATAGAATGTttatcaaatatatataaaaaaaattaactttttACATACTAATagtattataatttttttcactAGCAGCTATGGATTTTTTCGCTACATCTGTACATaatctaaacttgttaatgttaaaaaaattgaatattaACATTGCATAAAAAATTTACTCATATCAAAAACTAAAAGAGAGGTCACTATAATTGTAGAATCCAAAAAGGCAACTTTTTTCTAATAATAAAATCACAAGGGCATAACTTAAAGtctatccattttttttttaccttcaaTAGTGTTAGTAATTAGGTCAATAAAAGCACAGGGGGTTGGTCCGAATAGTAAGCGGTTCGGATTCGCTTAAGCAGGTCTTGTGTTCGAATCCTAGTGTATGCAGACACCCCTGTTGAGAGACTCTCCCACCATAGCCAAGCATGCGACGCGGATCGGGTCCGGATTAGTCGGGGCAAAAGCTTCGGATACCGGGCGggcaacaaaacaaaaaaaaaattaggtcaATACATCTGTTCGAGGATTAATTAGGCAAGTTCATGAATCATAACCATTATCATCACAAAATGGTATAAGTTAACTTCAACTAAGAGAAGGAATGGTAAGTATGAGATCATGGGTTTAAAATCTCccattttagaaaaaaaaaaaaaagattaactTCAACTCCAAAAATTAAGGAATATCTGACCATGATCTCTATCAAATTGAACAATTTTGAGCCTCACCCTCAAAGAAATGCAAGGTaattacttgaaatgaaaatcTAGAGTTCCACTTAGATTTTTCATGaacaaaattttatatttattaaaaaaaaaaagagctctATTTGCTGCATACTTGAAACGTCATTGATAATATGTCTAAAAAACATTCAGATGAAATTATGGAAGATGTCAATGGTGGGATGGATCACTTTATATCCCCATACATGTTCATCTCCTCAAGCCCTCAGGCTTGTCTCTTTACCATCTCAAATCTTAAATTACGCAataaaaacaaactaaaatctCCAAGAAATGCCAAATGTTTTTGcctagaaaaagagggcaattACAAACAAAGAAACCCCTATATCTTAGAACAAACCACCAGGTTTCTTTGAACTTTCAATCTGTTGTAGTAACAATTTAGACCAATTTAAAAAGTCTTGGAGTTTCCCACCACCTGGTTGGTTGACATAGTCAGCTATATACACAAAACGGTGCCGTCACCCAAATGAACAAAACCAAAAACAAAGTACTATTATAATAGTACTTGGTAAACAAGAGAAAGCATAACTAATTTCCTACAATTTGTAAGATTGTCTCACGTGGCTGCTGGCCATCCTTATAAGACCAACCTTTCACACTTGGAAGTCAGGAAACTCAATGGAACCATCCTCCCATTATTTTTCTAACAAGAATTTCCAGAATATTTTATTAGTATggatttttttggttttaattatTATCATGTAACCTAAAAAATACTAACACAGAATCATTTACCAAAAGATGGAAAGTTCCACTTAATCAACAGAAATTAATTTACCAAATTGTCCATCATAATAACTCTAATTCACTTTATTTTAAGATTTCAATTGTGTAcgcttttctttgattttgaaaaataaaaaaaaatgacacaAAATTCTCCACTTTTTGATAAAGCCCACAAACCATTTCAATACCTCCAACCCTAATATTTCGGCTGCTCTTCCAAACCATGCCCATATGCCCCGCGCGGGGTTTTTTTAGTCCACAGTCGTAACTTCTGTCTTCCCATCGACATCTCCTCCCACCTTCCTAGGGCTCTTTAATTATCTCTTCTTGTCCCACAAGTACCAGCCTGCCTACTATATAGCCTCTCATTCGAAATCTTCACtatctctctgtctctctctcttcaaAATCAGTTCAAGAAATTCTCAAAACGAAATGAAGATCATGCACAATCCTCGATCTCAACATGGAAAAATCCATGTTTTCTTCATCATGGTTTTTTTCATCTTGTTATCATCCTCAGCTGTGCCAAGAGTCGAGGCTCAgtcaaacaacaacaataacaacaacaacaacaacaacggCTTTCAAGGTCCCTATTCAAGTTTCAGCCCGTCCATGGCCATCATCATAGTGGTTCTTGTGGCGGCTCTGTTCTTTATGGGCTTCTTTTCCATCTACATCCGCCACTGCTCCGATCCCAACGCCAACAACAGCGTCAGAAATGTTCTGTCTATGCATCCCCGGCGGGCCAACGCTGCCTCCCGTGGCCTTGACCAGGCAGTGCTCGAGACTTTTCCGACATTTACCTACGCTGAAGTTAAGGATCACAAGGTTGGAAAAGGTGCTCTCGAGTGTGCCGTTTGCCTGAACGAGTTTGAAGAGCATGAAACGCTGCGTTTGATACCCAAGTGTGATCACGTATTTCACCCCGAGTGTATCGATGCTTGGTTGGAATCTCACGTGACTTGCCCGGTTTGTCGAGCTAATCTCACACCTCAGCCCGGCGATGAGTCGTCTTTTCATTTGCCGGAGATGACTACCTCGGAAAATCAAGAAAGCAACGGTGAAGGGACTGTGTCGGCAGACCCTGTGCAAGTTGTGTGTGAAGATCCGCCGGAGAGGCAAGAAACGGCTAGACCGCAGGTGAGCCGGAACTATAGCTTCGACATGAGGTCATCGAGAGCTGGGTCGATTAGGAGGCCAGGCAGAGGAgtttttgggtttggaaggttTAGATCGCATTCTACCGGGCATTCTTTGGTTCAACCGGGGGAAAACATGGACCGGTTTACCTTAAGGTTGCCGgaggagaaaaggaaagaaatgatGAACCGAGCATTGTTGAACCGGACAAAGAGCTATGCAGTGCCTCTACCAAGGGACAGAAGTTCCAGAAAAGGTTACGGGATCGGTGGTGGCGAAGGAAGCAGTAGAGGAGCAAGGTCTTATAGAAGGGTTGAACCATTAGACCGAGATGCTCAATCAGATCGTTGGGTTTTTGCAAGGGTACCGTCTTTCTTCTCAAGGGCGCTCTCAATAAGGTCCCCTCGGGTGACAGCTGATAATGGTGAAGGATCGTCGAAGACCGAAAAAACTACAGTGAAAATGCCATCTTTCAAGTGTTTGGAGCCAAAGGAAGTTGATGAAACCAGTCTGGTTGCATCCGCCTCGGCTCGACCACCGGTTTAAACGATATGGCACTGGTTGACCCTAGTCTCCGGCTAGATTTTGATAGTAGCACTCCATTCTTTAACGGACAGCAGCCGAAACAAGAATTTTCTTTTCGCCGCCAGCAGCAAAGAAAGCTTGGTCCGCGGTGAGTTGGGCCCCAAGTCTCGGAAACTTTAGCCATGGATTTTTCAAtgatgttcatttttttttaatattacattaaaatatttttttttgtttattggCAAACCATGTAAATTAAGTGTGACCTTGTCAAAAACTGTAAAGTATGACGGATATTGCAAACTTGTAGGGCCTCCTATTTCTTTTCTAaattgtttcttcttttttaataaGTCTTTTTCCTACTTTTGGTTAAAGAAGAAGATTCCGagtgggtttgtttggatagaggattatttgtcaaaatttatttgtttacatcatcattacaattttcaacatatctttttatctcacatacatcacatcataaaaagtgttacagtaaaaatatctcaaataatttacaatccaaacagagccgcCGATCGATGTTAACGGATAGTAGTGTaattttctaaagaaaaattatttttcaatcgtctttttacctcatatatatcaaatcgttccagtaattttttttataaaaaattcaaaaaaatgcaattaaaaAATAAGGTATTAATTTGTAGAACTATTAAGTAGTTATATTAATATGTTAATTCAACTCTTAGACTCatttctttctctcttgttgATGTCTTTTAAATCGAACATTAAGCAAATAACAGAGCAGCCTACAATCCAAAAAAAGGGAATGTTATGGCAAAAGATACCGTCCTCCTCGTGCATGGTCTCGAGCTGAAAACAAGGGCATATGGTTAAATTGAAACTTGACTagcaacaaaaatgaaaatgactGCTAATGCATAGAGACAATGAAGTGAAGTGTGGAGCACGCTGTGTTTTGTTGTAATATTTGGGGATGAAATAAAATCATCCCGCCATCTTTGACTTGGCTCAATTTCTTCATTTAATAGCCAGCCATTGGAGTATCAATCAATATATGACTTTATTGGAACCCGGCTCAATTGTGAGATCTGAAGAATTtggcatttcattctttttcaaagTGGAACCTATAAGAATTTATTCTCACTTTCtattttaaattgaaatttgaaaaatgaaaaaaaaataaatcactACTGGCTATGAAGTCCTACtatagataatttttttttttttttgctgacgGAGTGGGTGTCCGCATCAAttcttacggggcccgactaatctcATTCCGATCCGGGAGGAGAGGTCCCATCTCCCCGAACACATTAATCACGGGACTTGAACCCGTGCGGGCACTGGACATCAGTTCCTAAGGAGGCTTGCTGAGATCAACCGAACTGCCCATTAGGGGTAAACCACAATTGTAGCAAATTGGTGGGATGTAAGGTTCgaacccttgcctcccaccccacTAAAGCCTTAAAGGCTTGGTGGTTTCCTACTATAGATATTCTCAATTCCTCCACTAGCATATACTAGAATAGGAGAGGGAATGTAGCTTCTGCACCACTTAAAACACAAATATATTATATTTCTTTGTAGGTAATTACTAGAGATGTAAAAAGGTCAGAAAACAGAACAGCTTACTCTAATGCCAAACTCCCCTAGAGTGCATGCCAACTGGCCAGAAGAAAATATTGACTTTTAGCTGTAATTTTTAGTGAAGCTGAATTGGAAGAGTTTGATGCTGTTTATCTAATTTTAAATAATTGTAATGCAATTCCaaatagggttttttttttttactttactcTACTAATTGATTAAGGAGATTGCATTCTTGAAGAGGgtaagacttttttttttttaataaaaaaaggtTGAATGCATAGTAGAATGAACAAGTAGTgttgcatttaaaaaaaaaaagcatttggTGAATGAGTAAAcaaaattttataccattaAATAACCggggaaaaaaattcatttttaaaaagaaCAAAGGACCTCATGTCTTAATTACCAAACTTGAAAAGGAATATTAAGGCTCATCTCCTTTTTCCCCACTAGCCATTGGAGGGTCAAGAAAATTATTGCATGGCTGCTTTAAGGTGCCCTAGTTGATTGGCAATTTGGCCAAtttgaagttaaaaaaaattaaaaaaaaaaaaaaaaccattcaCCATCAACAATCAACATCACTAGTACTGGTTGGTGTTGTTTATTTACGACTTTCAGAGTTTTGAGGCTGATCATTGAGTTCACAGTTAATCTACCTTTGCTTTACAAAGCGCGTGCATTTGTGGTGGTAATGCCACGTTAACGTGTTAGGTTACCTTCACAGTTTTGTCATTGTCAAGTTCCATAACATCAATTGGGGCGCCTTCTTCTTGATTTGAATCTAGCAAAAAATTCTTTCCAAAATGCTCTTGAAGTCTTGTAATAAAACCGGATCCAAATGAGAACTGCAAGACAATTTTGGATATAGGGCCGACTACGAATGGCGGAGGTTATTTGAAATTGGACAGATTGAAAGCAAATATAGGATACAAATTTCAATAGCGGATAACATTTTTATGATCTTGTACGTTCTTTGGATCCGACAATTTTATGTCGTGAGAGAAAATATAGTATATTGATTATAAGAAAGTCTTAgttgtttgataaaaaaaaaaaagggattaatttttc contains:
- the LOC113761628 gene encoding E3 ubiquitin-protein ligase ATL6-like codes for the protein MKIMHNPRSQHGKIHVFFIMVFFILLSSSAVPRVEAQSNNNNNNNNNNNGFQGPYSSFSPSMAIIIVVLVAALFFMGFFSIYIRHCSDPNANNSVRNVLSMHPRRANAASRGLDQAVLETFPTFTYAEVKDHKVGKGALECAVCLNEFEEHETLRLIPKCDHVFHPECIDAWLESHVTCPVCRANLTPQPGDESSFHLPEMTTSENQESNGEGTVSADPVQVVCEDPPERQETARPQVSRNYSFDMRSSRAGSIRRPGRGVFGFGRFRSHSTGHSLVQPGENMDRFTLRLPEEKRKEMMNRALLNRTKSYAVPLPRDRSSRKGYGIGGGEGSSRGARSYRRVEPLDRDAQSDRWVFARVPSFFSRALSIRSPRVTADNGEGSSKTEKTTVKMPSFKCLEPKEVDETSLVASASARPPV